Proteins encoded within one genomic window of Candidatus Baltobacteraceae bacterium:
- a CDS encoding DUF885 domain-containing protein yields MVHALALLIAVASPAPSDYDAKLQALERRYTEWSLKASPTGATDAGIHTYDTKLSDFSPQAQTAEMQQLHAFRDELAQLQPSAGASRHDFVDYLLVRSDLEADWWGRTVLRGLERNPSIYEGECSNGIFSLIKKPFASDEVRVHDAIARLRACPGVLEQSKANLTDTVREFAVAASEDIAQGDALYTTSLDALAHDVSPQTRADLRAAQKTALTALHAYGKWLDSNKNSFHEGGYSVGKDQYNFFLRRVLLLPFDSDEVAAIGRLDLPRDRALAVWEENRDRYVRGPTVRQPAFTSTAQFLAYFEKSMTQLTSFLKTHQIVDVPPYIGPFHIVPLPKALEAVNTGGFMNPPGMFDKDPEGFYFVPEYNPHNTLFFAQQARESVLPLLGHEGIPGHFMQFTYAYHNPDYIRHVHQDSVFAEGWALFGEEMLLRTGLYDDNPSARKQVIALMRYRATRIGVDVGLATGTFTLPQAIAYFQETAGIDKATAYGESTRAAMGPGQLIDYLVGKTQIEALSGLVRDREGSAFTLRRFNDRLLSYGTVPLSTIRYEWLDDDTWLKPVVEPLAPQEF; encoded by the coding sequence ATGGTCCATGCATTAGCTTTGCTGATCGCCGTGGCGTCGCCCGCGCCGAGCGATTACGACGCCAAACTTCAAGCCCTCGAGCGCCGCTACACCGAATGGTCGCTAAAAGCGAGCCCCACCGGCGCGACCGATGCCGGCATCCACACGTACGATACGAAACTTTCCGACTTTTCGCCGCAAGCCCAAACCGCGGAGATGCAGCAGTTGCACGCGTTTCGCGACGAGCTCGCGCAGCTGCAGCCGTCCGCCGGCGCAAGCCGCCACGACTTTGTCGACTACCTGCTCGTGCGGTCCGATTTAGAAGCCGATTGGTGGGGTCGTACGGTCCTTCGCGGGCTCGAGCGCAACCCGAGCATTTACGAAGGCGAATGCAGTAACGGTATCTTTTCGTTGATCAAAAAACCGTTTGCGAGCGACGAGGTTCGCGTGCACGACGCGATCGCGCGCTTACGCGCGTGTCCGGGCGTACTCGAACAAAGCAAGGCGAATCTCACCGACACCGTTAGGGAGTTCGCGGTCGCGGCATCCGAAGACATCGCCCAAGGCGACGCGCTCTACACGACGAGCCTCGACGCCCTCGCGCACGACGTCTCGCCGCAAACGCGCGCCGACCTTCGCGCCGCGCAGAAGACCGCGCTGACCGCGCTTCACGCGTATGGAAAGTGGCTCGACTCGAACAAGAACTCGTTCCACGAGGGCGGCTACTCGGTCGGAAAGGATCAATACAACTTCTTCCTGCGGCGCGTGCTGCTGCTGCCGTTCGATTCGGATGAAGTCGCCGCGATCGGCCGGCTCGATTTGCCGCGCGACCGCGCGCTGGCCGTTTGGGAAGAGAATCGCGACCGGTACGTCCGCGGTCCGACCGTGCGGCAGCCGGCGTTTACCTCGACGGCGCAGTTTCTCGCGTACTTCGAAAAGTCGATGACGCAGCTCACGTCGTTCTTGAAGACGCATCAAATCGTCGACGTGCCGCCCTACATCGGGCCGTTCCACATCGTTCCGTTGCCTAAGGCCCTCGAAGCCGTCAACACCGGCGGCTTCATGAATCCGCCCGGCATGTTCGACAAGGATCCCGAGGGCTTCTATTTCGTGCCGGAATACAATCCGCACAACACGCTGTTCTTCGCGCAGCAGGCGCGCGAGTCGGTGCTTCCGCTGCTCGGACACGAGGGTATTCCGGGACACTTCATGCAGTTTACGTACGCGTACCACAACCCCGACTACATCCGGCACGTGCACCAAGATAGCGTCTTTGCCGAAGGTTGGGCGCTCTTCGGCGAGGAGATGCTGCTGCGCACGGGGCTGTACGACGACAATCCCTCGGCGCGCAAGCAAGTGATCGCGCTGATGCGCTACCGGGCGACGCGGATCGGCGTCGACGTGGGTCTGGCGACCGGGACCTTTACCTTGCCGCAGGCCATTGCGTACTTTCAAGAGACAGCCGGAATCGACAAGGCGACCGCCTACGGGGAATCCACCCGAGCGGCGATGGGGCCTGGGCAGTTGATAGATTACCTGGTGGGGAAGACGCAGATCGAAGCGCTCTCGGGATTGGTCCGCGACCGGGAAGGATCGGCGTTCACGCTCCGCCGATTCAACGACCGGTTGCTGTCGTACGGTACGGTTCCGCTCTCGACGATTCGCTACGAATGGCTTGACGACGACACGTGGCTCAAGCCGGTGGTCGAGCCCCTCGCACCGCAGGAGTTTTAA